The genome window GCGACATCCTTTCGCCCGAAGCTCTGTTCCTGACGCTTACGGCCTATTCGATCCGCGCCTCGTTCCTGTCGATGCACGAGCTGATGGTCGAAACCATGAACGGCTATGGCGGGCGGGTCGATTCCGGCGAGCTGGTGCTGATGGAAAAAAGCACGGGCGACCAGACGGGCCGGGCGCTGTCGACCTCGCTTTTCGCACGCTGGAGCGACAAATGAGCGACGCAAAGACCTCCCCTGTTCGGCCGGGCGTGGTGAAAACGGTCACCAGCCTTGCCAATCCCACCGTCAAGGACATCCGCTCGCTGCAGCAGCGCAAATTTCGCCAGCAGACCGGCCGCTTCGTCGCCGAGGGGCTGAAGCTCGTCACCGATGCGGTCGAGGCCGGCTGGCCGATCGAGATCTTCGTGCACGCGGAAAAGATCGGCACGCAGGACGCGGTGGCGCAGACGGCGGCGAAGGTGAAGGCGCGCGGCGGGCTCATCCTGCAGGTGTCGGAAGCCGTGCTTTCCAAGATGACGCATCGCGACAATCCGCAGATGGTGATCGGCGTGTTCCGTCAGCGGCTCAAGAAGCTCGCCGATATCGACGCGTCGGGCGCGACCGTGTGGGTGGCGCTCGAAAACATCAAGGATCCGGGCAATCTCGGCACCGTCATCCGCACCGTCGATTCCGTCGGCGCGTCCGGCGTCATTTTGATCGGCGACACAGTCGATCCGTTCTCGATCGAAACGGTGCGCGCCACCATGGGCTCGATCTTTGCCGTGCCGGTGGTGAAGGCAAGCGTCGAGGAGTTCCTTGCCTGGAAGGACACGTTCCCCGGTCCGGTGATCGGCACGCATCTGGCCGGCGCCGTTGACTATCGCACCATCGACTATCCCGAGCCGATGATCCTGTTGATGGGCAACGAGCAGTCGGGCCTGCCGCAACGGATCGCGGATTCTTGCGACCGGCTGGTGAAGATCCCGATGGCGGGACGCGCCGATTCGCTCAATCTCGCGGTTTCGACCGGCATCATGCTCTATGAGGCGCGCCGCTCGCGGCTCGTTCTTTGACCATCTGCCGCGGTTTGCGGCAGGTTGCGGCCAATCGCTGTTGCGGTTCGGTAACGATTACGCTTTTTCAACGCATCGACGAGAAAGTGAATTGCGCGACCACGATTGTAATGCGTAACCATGTGACGCGCGTCACCGCTCGGCGCCGCTTTCCGGACTAGGGTCCGGGGAGCTCGGCAAGCCGTCGGGCGCTTTTTTGGTTTCAGCATCGCGGAGCATGGGCGTGCGCGGGATTTCTTCACTGTTTTCAACCAGCGGCAAGCGGACTTTCTCCGCGCCCTCCTTCGTGCGCGGCGTCGCCGCTGCTGTCGTGATCGGCGGTCTTGCCGCCGGTTGCCAGACCTCGGGCCTCAGCCCCTACTCGATCAGCCTGTCGAGCCATGGCGACATGTACGCCTCGGTGGAAGACGGCGATTACAAGCTGCCGCCGATCAATCTGAAGCGGGTCAACAAGCGCTTCCTGCGCCAGATGGTCGACTACAAGACCGAGGAAAAGCCGGGCACGCTCGTCGTCGACACCAAACAGCGCTACGTCTATCTGGTGCTGCGCAACGGCAAGGCGCTGCGCTACGGCGTCGCCATCGGCAAGGCGGGCTTCGCCTGGTCGGGCCGGGCCTATATCGGCTGGAAGCAGGAATGGCCGAAATGGTTCCCGCCGAAGGAGATGATCGCGCG of Hyphomicrobiales bacterium contains these proteins:
- a CDS encoding RNA methyltransferase, with protein sequence MSDAKTSPVRPGVVKTVTSLANPTVKDIRSLQQRKFRQQTGRFVAEGLKLVTDAVEAGWPIEIFVHAEKIGTQDAVAQTAAKVKARGGLILQVSEAVLSKMTHRDNPQMVIGVFRQRLKKLADIDASGATVWVALENIKDPGNLGTVIRTVDSVGASGVILIGDTVDPFSIETVRATMGSIFAVPVVKASVEEFLAWKDTFPGPVIGTHLAGAVDYRTIDYPEPMILLMGNEQSGLPQRIADSCDRLVKIPMAGRADSLNLAVSTGIMLYEARRSRLVL